A window of the Xiashengella succiniciproducens genome harbors these coding sequences:
- a CDS encoding universal stress protein → MKRIMVAVDFSDISVFAVDVAAHVANSLKTKLRLVHVRTGKQYFPEFAKNNPQFSIEDNDVSYMEFLVNRAKRIYKVESGEVDYKFRQGNVVKEITNQAHYDDSIVIVCGTHGVSGFEDRWIGSNAYRLVSSAPCPVIAIRKEIPFDVRQKILIPIDYERVSRRIVPHVAGFAKAINAQILVVGVGQKKRWVIPGQLSAFVHQVDRFLRRKNFMEYETAMIDGTEGPRQLLDFAKAHDVTMIALPVRKTGNPFTTVFFPFANELLNMSDLPVIAVPEYDSQGLVLYK, encoded by the coding sequence ATGAAAAGAATAATGGTCGCTGTCGATTTCTCAGACATCTCCGTCTTTGCAGTTGACGTTGCTGCTCATGTTGCCAACTCTCTGAAGACTAAGCTGCGCCTGGTGCACGTCAGAACCGGTAAGCAGTACTTTCCCGAGTTTGCCAAAAACAACCCCCAGTTCTCCATCGAGGATAATGATGTGTCTTACATGGAATTCCTTGTAAACCGTGCAAAGCGCATTTATAAGGTTGAGAGTGGAGAGGTGGACTATAAATTCAGACAAGGTAATGTCGTCAAGGAGATCACTAATCAAGCTCACTATGATGATTCAATAGTAATAGTTTGTGGTACTCATGGTGTCTCAGGTTTTGAAGACCGTTGGATCGGAAGTAACGCTTATCGCCTGGTGTCTAGTGCACCATGTCCTGTTATTGCTATTCGTAAGGAGATTCCATTTGACGTTCGCCAAAAGATTTTGATTCCGATTGACTACGAAAGGGTTAGCCGTAGAATAGTGCCTCATGTCGCAGGTTTTGCCAAAGCTATAAATGCCCAGATCCTGGTTGTTGGAGTAGGGCAAAAGAAAAGATGGGTGATACCCGGTCAATTGTCGGCCTTCGTTCACCAGGTAGATCGCTTCCTGCGCAGGAAGAATTTTATGGAGTACGAAACTGCAATGATTGACGGGACCGAGGGGCCCCGTCAACTGCTTGACTTTGCCAAGGCACATGATGTTACTATGATAGCTCTGCCGGTAAGAAAGACAGGTAACCCTTTTACTACGGTGTTCTTTCCCTTTGCCAATGAGCTCCTTAATATGTCCGACCTTCCTGTGATTGCGGTACCTGAATACGACTCTCAGGGACTAGTTTTATACAAATAG
- a CDS encoding SPOR domain-containing protein, with product MRKAFLLLFLLGGMAAFAQTSPFDKVKSRSAGEGQITIRQSPDVERSINDYVVSNSRMGGVEGYRIQIYSGTGTNSKHEAQDVRSKFLNQFPNEKVFVEYSAPFMRVRVGSFRHMHEALPLLRKVKASFPSSYIVRDPSIPFNEF from the coding sequence ATGAGAAAAGCTTTTCTGTTACTATTCTTGTTAGGTGGTATGGCTGCTTTTGCGCAGACATCACCATTCGACAAGGTTAAGAGCCGCTCGGCAGGTGAAGGGCAAATCACTATCAGGCAGTCGCCTGATGTAGAAAGAAGCATCAACGACTATGTGGTTTCCAACAGTCGCATGGGAGGTGTGGAAGGGTATAGGATACAGATCTATTCAGGTACGGGCACTAACTCCAAGCATGAGGCCCAGGATGTAAGATCCAAGTTCCTTAACCAGTTTCCCAATGAGAAGGTCTTTGTAGAATACAGCGCCCCCTTCATGAGAGTGAGGGTCGGAAGTTTCAGACACATGCACGAAGCTCTGCCTTTGTTGAGAAAAGTAAAGGCAAGCTTTCCGTCAAGTTATATTGTGCGGGACCCGTCAATCCCATTCAATGAGTTTTAA
- a CDS encoding amidophosphoribosyltransferase produces MSDQIKHECGIVLIRLLKPLQYYKDKYGSWRYGLDKLYLLMEKQHNRGQDGAGVVSLKLDQPSGMKYLFRERSNQKNSIQEVFANIYKNFEYESDHRPDLFEDPEWAKTNLPFAGELYMGHLRYGTFGNGSIEHVHPVMRENNWRSRNLVLAGNFNLTNTDEIFNALVELGQHPKDYTDTVSILENVGHFLDEENELVFRKYKNEGYKNREISYLIERDLDIRKILERSSKRWDGGYVICGMLGHGDAFVTRDPHGIRPAFYYHNDEIVVVTSERPVIQTALNVRYTELSELKPGHALIVKKDGSISEEMVAVPQKRRSCSFERIYFSRGSDRTIYLERKELGRLLAPKVLEKIDHNLKDTVFSYIPNTAETAFYGMLEGIRGYLVKWRMEKVQELCANPDPQKLEEVLSLEPRVEKIAIKDVKMRTFITADTSRDDMVAHVYDVTYGIVRNNVDTLVIIDDSIVRGTTLKKSILKILDRLHPKKIIVVSSAPQIRYPDCYGIDMAKLGDFCAFTAAISLLKETGRQNIIDEVYEKCKAQQNLPKEEVVNYVKDIYRPFSDEEISRKIAQMLTPEGTHAEVEILFQTVENLHKACPNDNGDWYFTGDYPTPGGNKVANNAFVNFMEGRNQRAYC; encoded by the coding sequence ATGAGTGATCAGATCAAACACGAATGTGGTATTGTCTTAATAAGGTTGCTAAAACCCCTGCAATACTATAAGGATAAGTACGGATCCTGGAGGTACGGACTCGATAAGCTATACCTGCTTATGGAGAAGCAGCACAACCGTGGTCAGGATGGAGCAGGTGTAGTTTCACTAAAGCTAGACCAACCCTCAGGTATGAAGTACTTGTTTAGGGAACGATCCAACCAGAAAAACTCTATTCAGGAGGTCTTTGCCAATATATACAAGAACTTTGAGTACGAAAGCGATCACCGTCCGGATCTCTTTGAAGATCCTGAATGGGCAAAGACTAACCTGCCATTTGCCGGTGAGCTTTACATGGGCCACCTTAGGTACGGAACCTTTGGTAATGGTTCGATAGAGCACGTGCACCCCGTGATGAGGGAAAACAACTGGCGTTCGCGTAACCTTGTGCTGGCAGGCAACTTCAACCTGACCAATACTGACGAGATATTTAATGCTCTTGTTGAACTGGGTCAGCACCCCAAGGACTATACCGATACGGTTTCAATCCTTGAGAACGTGGGGCACTTCCTGGATGAGGAAAACGAACTGGTGTTCCGCAAATACAAGAATGAAGGATATAAAAACCGCGAGATATCTTATCTGATTGAGAGGGATCTTGATATACGAAAAATACTTGAGCGTTCCAGCAAACGTTGGGACGGTGGTTACGTGATATGCGGTATGCTGGGACATGGCGATGCTTTCGTGACCCGTGACCCGCACGGTATCAGACCTGCATTTTATTACCACAACGACGAAATCGTCGTTGTGACATCTGAGCGCCCCGTTATACAGACCGCACTTAATGTTAGATATACTGAGCTTAGCGAACTGAAGCCCGGACATGCTCTTATCGTTAAGAAGGACGGATCTATCTCCGAAGAGATGGTTGCCGTACCACAAAAACGCCGCTCTTGTTCGTTCGAAAGAATCTATTTCTCACGTGGCAGCGACAGGACTATCTATCTAGAAAGAAAGGAACTGGGTCGCCTGCTTGCACCCAAGGTGCTTGAGAAGATAGACCATAACCTAAAGGATACTGTTTTCTCATATATTCCTAATACTGCCGAGACTGCTTTCTACGGTATGCTGGAGGGTATCAGAGGCTACCTGGTCAAGTGGAGAATGGAGAAAGTGCAGGAGTTGTGTGCCAACCCAGATCCGCAAAAGCTCGAGGAGGTGCTTAGTCTTGAGCCAAGGGTAGAGAAAATTGCTATCAAGGACGTCAAGATGAGAACCTTTATCACCGCCGATACGTCACGTGATGATATGGTGGCTCACGTCTATGATGTGACCTATGGTATTGTTCGCAACAATGTTGATACTCTTGTAATTATCGACGACTCGATAGTAAGAGGTACCACCCTCAAGAAGAGTATCCTAAAGATATTGGACCGTCTGCACCCCAAGAAGATAATAGTGGTTTCGTCAGCCCCACAGATCAGATATCCCGACTGTTACGGTATTGATATGGCCAAGCTGGGTGATTTCTGTGCCTTTACAGCAGCAATTAGCCTGCTGAAGGAAACCGGCCGGCAAAACATTATTGATGAGGTGTACGAAAAGTGCAAGGCGCAGCAAAACCTGCCCAAGGAGGAGGTAGTCAACTATGTGAAGGATATCTACCGTCCCTTCAGCGATGAGGAAATATCACGCAAGATTGCCCAAATGCTGACTCCGGAGGGCACACATGCAGAAGTTGAGATTTTGTTCCAGACTGTTGAAAACCTGCACAAGGCATGCCCCAATGATAATGGTGACTGGTATTTTACCGGTGATTATCCTACTCCGGGAGGGAACAAGGTTGCCAATAACGCCTTTGTAAACTTTATGGAGGGAAGAAATCAAAGGGCTTACTGCTAA
- a CDS encoding dihydrolipoyl dehydrogenase family protein, whose amino-acid sequence MDHYDLLIIGSGPAGFSAAVRAVDFGMSVCLIEGDHLGGAGIMNGALTSKTMYELSQDYSIAARVDRGYRASALSVDYNQVLKTVITAGKEKQYQMLSQIETFAHSEKSLGKIRLLRGYASFEDPHTLYVEAKTGEKLRLSGKHILIATGSRPREYPGLEVDGEHIIDSNGIVSLKRFPERIMIIGSGIIGCEFSFIFSNFKQTEVHLIDRANRVLPYEDDDVGAYVARNLANNGVIIHHTAQLREIIRHPGGFMQTILDYDDGHSKVVEIDVALIAIGRVPNIESLKLENAGIKATDKNTLTINDCCQVLIDGIPSHIYAAGDVTGHSQLYSVAELQGRKAVENMAGTETSPLDYSHMSTLMFFKPELAAVGANEKKLQKEGIPYISAYYSNKLVNRNIAMRSTTGFIKILVSNDSEHRILGVRASGPQASAYIVSVAHLINRGDSLREVLQIFYPHPSVAEGIQECLRAIVGRSIYKPIAFPDDIIIREWTPEAKSL is encoded by the coding sequence ATGGATCATTATGATCTCCTGATAATAGGCAGCGGCCCGGCCGGCTTTTCAGCCGCAGTCCGTGCAGTAGACTTTGGAATGAGTGTCTGCCTTATCGAAGGGGATCATCTGGGAGGTGCAGGGATTATGAATGGAGCCCTGACCTCCAAGACCATGTACGAGCTTTCGCAGGATTATTCGATTGCAGCCAGGGTTGACCGCGGATACCGTGCAAGTGCCCTGTCAGTTGACTACAACCAGGTACTCAAGACTGTAATTACTGCAGGCAAGGAGAAGCAGTACCAGATGCTCAGCCAGATTGAGACCTTTGCCCATTCAGAAAAAAGTCTGGGCAAGATCAGACTGCTTAGAGGATATGCTTCTTTTGAAGACCCTCACACTCTTTATGTTGAGGCAAAGACCGGTGAGAAACTGAGGCTTAGCGGAAAGCATATACTAATAGCCACGGGATCCAGACCCCGTGAATATCCGGGTCTTGAAGTGGATGGTGAGCATATCATCGACTCCAATGGCATAGTATCCCTCAAGCGTTTTCCCGAAAGGATAATGATTATAGGATCGGGTATTATCGGTTGCGAGTTCTCCTTTATCTTCTCAAACTTCAAGCAGACTGAGGTACACCTTATAGACCGTGCCAACAGGGTGCTGCCCTATGAGGATGATGATGTTGGAGCATACGTTGCCAGAAATCTTGCCAACAATGGAGTAATCATACACCATACTGCCCAGTTGCGCGAGATTATCAGACATCCTGGAGGCTTTATGCAGACCATTCTGGATTATGATGACGGTCACAGCAAGGTAGTAGAAATAGACGTAGCGCTGATAGCCATAGGACGGGTCCCCAATATTGAGTCACTCAAACTTGAGAATGCAGGAATCAAAGCTACCGATAAGAACACATTGACTATCAATGATTGCTGTCAGGTACTGATTGACGGAATACCCTCACACATATATGCCGCAGGTGACGTCACAGGCCATTCACAGTTGTATAGTGTTGCCGAACTGCAAGGTCGGAAGGCTGTTGAGAATATGGCCGGAACGGAGACGAGTCCTCTTGACTACTCACACATGAGTACGCTGATGTTCTTCAAGCCCGAACTGGCTGCCGTGGGTGCCAATGAGAAGAAACTCCAGAAGGAAGGCATACCTTATATCTCGGCATATTACTCCAACAAGCTGGTCAACCGTAATATTGCAATGCGGAGTACCACCGGCTTTATCAAGATACTTGTGAGCAATGACAGTGAGCATAGGATTCTGGGCGTTAGGGCCTCTGGGCCTCAGGCTTCGGCCTATATAGTGTCTGTTGCCCACCTTATCAACCGTGGTGACTCCCTACGGGAAGTACTTCAGATATTCTACCCCCACCCCAGCGTTGCCGAAGGAATTCAGGAGTGCCTAAGAGCAATAGTGGGTCGCTCTATTTACAAACCCATTGCCTTCCCCGATGATATAATTATCAGGGAGTGGACACCTGAAGCAAAAAGCCTGTGA
- a CDS encoding GNAT family N-acetyltransferase, with product MEVVKPVIPPVPVKVLEAELTQDIFVRKTNKGDNRIYDFSHDEAPNLMREVGRLRELTFRAAGGGTGKEMDIDEFDICEVPYRQLIVWNPVEKEILGGYRYIMGNALKIKEGEEPYIATSELFHFSDKFIKEYLPYTIELGRSFVQPHYQSSKMGAKSLYALDNLWDGLGSLIVDHPEMKYFFGKVTMYTQSNQEARDLVRSFMKLYFRDKENLVYPKHPVESSIPDEEVMKIFSGTSYTEDYKILSKRVRELNENIPPLINAYMNLSPSMKTFGTAVNDGFGDVEETGIIITIKELYQAKINRHIDSYNPNEKHD from the coding sequence ATGGAAGTAGTGAAGCCAGTAATACCCCCAGTTCCAGTCAAAGTGTTGGAGGCAGAACTTACACAGGATATTTTTGTAAGGAAGACCAACAAAGGCGACAACAGAATTTATGATTTCTCTCATGATGAGGCGCCTAACCTGATGCGTGAAGTGGGTCGTTTGCGTGAATTGACTTTTCGCGCTGCGGGAGGTGGTACAGGCAAGGAAATGGACATCGATGAGTTTGACATCTGCGAAGTTCCCTATCGTCAACTCATAGTCTGGAACCCTGTCGAAAAAGAAATTCTTGGAGGTTACCGTTATATCATGGGTAACGCACTAAAAATAAAGGAAGGAGAGGAACCATATATTGCCACATCCGAGCTCTTCCATTTCTCTGATAAGTTTATCAAAGAATACCTCCCTTACACAATTGAACTTGGAAGATCCTTTGTTCAGCCACATTACCAAAGCAGTAAGATGGGTGCCAAGAGCCTCTATGCTCTTGACAATCTATGGGATGGGCTTGGATCTCTGATAGTTGACCACCCCGAGATGAAGTACTTCTTCGGTAAGGTTACCATGTACACCCAGTCCAATCAGGAAGCACGTGACCTGGTGCGCTCATTTATGAAGCTATACTTCAGGGACAAGGAAAACCTGGTTTACCCCAAGCATCCTGTTGAATCATCAATTCCTGATGAGGAGGTAATGAAGATCTTCAGCGGGACTTCATACACCGAGGATTACAAGATTCTCAGCAAAAGGGTAAGGGAACTTAACGAGAACATACCCCCGTTGATCAATGCCTACATGAATCTTTCTCCATCGATGAAGACCTTTGGTACTGCTGTAAACGACGGCTTCGGTGATGTGGAGGAAACAGGTATCATCATTACAATTAAGGAATTGTATCAGGCCAAGATCAACCGACATATTGATAGCTACAATCCTAACGAAAAGCACGATTAA
- a CDS encoding 1-acyl-sn-glycerol-3-phosphate acyltransferase, with protein MNRDKIDLSAHKEELLIDVERVIASKNPALLKYIPGFVVGFFKKLINQDEINKVIINNKDLKGVEFGEAVLKEFGATYSTIGLDNIPTEGRYIFAANHPLGGMDGIAFLCAVGQRFPSIKFPVNDILLNIKNLDNIFLPINKHGVRGGVHSRSAADLLNDAFASDGQVLFFPAGLVSRKQKGGIIKDLEWKKYFIKKAVQYRRDIVPVHIDGRNTELFYNLARWRKRLKIKSNFEMLLLPSEMFKQKGQNLTLRFGQPISWQEFANEKDATHSAEKVKEIVYGLPKKS; from the coding sequence GTGAACAGAGATAAAATTGATCTGAGTGCACACAAAGAAGAACTGTTGATCGACGTTGAGCGGGTAATTGCAAGTAAAAATCCGGCCCTGCTCAAATATATTCCGGGTTTTGTTGTAGGCTTCTTCAAGAAACTAATCAACCAGGATGAGATCAACAAGGTAATCATCAATAACAAGGACCTTAAGGGAGTTGAATTTGGAGAAGCAGTACTGAAGGAATTCGGTGCAACATATTCAACCATAGGTCTTGACAATATTCCCACGGAAGGACGTTACATCTTTGCGGCCAACCATCCCCTTGGGGGGATGGATGGAATAGCATTCTTATGCGCTGTAGGACAGAGATTTCCAAGTATCAAATTTCCCGTCAACGACATTTTGCTCAACATTAAAAACCTGGACAATATTTTTCTGCCCATCAACAAGCACGGTGTACGTGGAGGAGTTCATTCCCGGTCAGCAGCGGATTTGCTCAATGATGCCTTTGCATCTGATGGTCAAGTGCTTTTCTTCCCGGCCGGTCTTGTTAGTCGCAAGCAGAAGGGTGGCATAATCAAGGATCTGGAGTGGAAGAAATATTTCATTAAGAAAGCCGTACAGTACAGGCGGGACATAGTTCCTGTACATATTGACGGCAGAAATACTGAGTTGTTTTACAACCTGGCCAGGTGGCGCAAGCGTTTAAAAATTAAGTCCAACTTCGAAATGTTGCTTCTGCCATCAGAAATGTTTAAACAAAAAGGACAGAATCTGACTTTAAGGTTTGGTCAACCCATCTCATGGCAGGAGTTTGCTAATGAGAAAGATGCGACGCACTCGGCCGAAAAAGTCAAGGAAATCGTATATGGGTTGCCCAAAAAGAGCTAA
- a CDS encoding division/cell wall cluster transcriptional repressor MraZ produces MSTFIGDFECKPDAKGRIVLPAAFKKALCEGELRFVVRKDLFEDCLVLYPYAYWEEERQRLHRKLNPYNREHKQFLREFFRASAELSLDANGRFLVPRRLMEQVGATGSVVLVGIDRYIELWSAEAYKALADNPAALASLAEELLGMSDDKQK; encoded by the coding sequence ATGAGCACATTTATAGGTGATTTCGAATGTAAGCCAGATGCCAAGGGGCGCATCGTTCTGCCGGCTGCCTTTAAGAAGGCACTGTGCGAGGGCGAACTGCGTTTTGTGGTGCGTAAGGATCTTTTCGAAGATTGCCTTGTGCTCTATCCATATGCATATTGGGAGGAGGAACGTCAGCGACTGCATCGTAAGTTAAATCCCTACAATAGGGAGCATAAGCAGTTTTTGAGGGAATTTTTCAGGGCTTCTGCCGAACTGAGTCTCGACGCCAATGGCCGGTTTCTTGTGCCACGCAGGTTGATGGAGCAGGTCGGTGCTACAGGTAGTGTTGTGCTGGTCGGCATAGATCGTTACATTGAGTTGTGGTCGGCAGAGGCATACAAGGCACTGGCCGACAATCCTGCAGCACTGGCTTCACTTGCAGAGGAACTGCTTGGGATGTCAGATGACAAGCAAAAGTGA
- the rsmH gene encoding 16S rRNA (cytosine(1402)-N(4))-methyltransferase RsmH gives MKEEVYHIPVLLEQSIEGLDIRPDGVYADLTFGGGGHSRAILERLGPKGRLIVFDQDEDAWNNRIDDERVEFVRHNFRFLYYFTKYLKALPLDGILADLGVSSHHFDEAERGFSFRFDGELDMRMNRNSGRTAADLVNTSRPEELMRIFRMYGELNNAQRLVQELVKEREVEPVSTTTRLREIASKFAPRKDAARYMGQVFQALRIEVNGEMNALREMLGACETVLRPGGRLVVISYHSLEDRMVKNFLKTGDVDSSEAETDVYGRSNVPFRAVNRKVIVPDDEELSRNPRARSAKLRIGERNGAV, from the coding sequence ATGAAGGAAGAGGTTTATCATATACCCGTTCTGCTGGAGCAATCCATCGAGGGGCTGGACATCAGACCTGACGGTGTATATGCTGACCTGACTTTCGGAGGGGGAGGACATAGCCGGGCTATACTTGAGCGTCTGGGCCCGAAGGGCCGTCTGATCGTTTTCGATCAGGACGAGGACGCTTGGAACAACAGGATTGATGACGAGCGTGTTGAGTTTGTAAGACACAACTTCCGTTTTCTGTACTACTTTACCAAATATCTTAAGGCCTTGCCTTTAGACGGTATACTTGCCGACCTTGGCGTATCATCCCACCATTTTGATGAGGCTGAAAGGGGGTTTTCTTTCCGCTTTGATGGTGAACTTGACATGCGTATGAACAGGAATAGTGGCAGGACTGCTGCCGACCTGGTAAATACGTCCAGGCCTGAGGAACTGATGAGGATATTCAGGATGTATGGTGAACTGAATAATGCCCAGAGGCTTGTTCAGGAGCTTGTCAAGGAGAGGGAGGTCGAGCCTGTATCGACTACCACCCGTTTGAGAGAGATAGCTTCGAAGTTTGCACCACGCAAGGATGCTGCCCGTTACATGGGTCAGGTATTCCAGGCTCTGCGTATTGAGGTCAACGGTGAGATGAATGCTCTCAGAGAGATGCTGGGAGCTTGTGAAACAGTGCTGCGTCCAGGAGGACGACTTGTCGTGATATCTTATCACTCGCTAGAGGACAGGATGGTCAAGAATTTCCTGAAGACGGGTGATGTTGATAGTTCTGAAGCTGAAACCGACGTGTATGGCCGAAGCAATGTGCCTTTCAGGGCTGTCAACCGCAAGGTGATAGTCCCCGATGACGAGGAGCTAAGCAGAAATCCAAGGGCCAGAAGTGCTAAACTCAGGATAGGAGAACGAAATGGAGCTGTTTAA
- a CDS encoding FtsL-like putative cell division protein produces MELFKKRKKYEEFESGNEVIQDLKGFDIREWLNGQAFSRMSLEKHWSYAMYLVFFAFIYINNHYSVEKLLKEQVALNRELQELKYEAITTSSQLMQMSRQSEVVNRVHEAGLDLEVLKTPPRIIRVDD; encoded by the coding sequence ATGGAGCTGTTTAAGAAACGCAAAAAGTACGAGGAGTTTGAATCCGGTAATGAAGTCATTCAGGATCTCAAAGGTTTTGACATCAGAGAATGGCTCAATGGACAGGCTTTTAGCAGGATGTCTCTCGAAAAGCACTGGTCCTATGCAATGTATCTGGTGTTCTTTGCCTTTATTTATATCAACAATCACTATTCTGTAGAAAAGCTTTTGAAGGAGCAGGTGGCTCTAAATAGGGAACTTCAGGAACTGAAGTACGAGGCCATCACGACTTCTTCACAACTGATGCAGATGAGCAGACAGTCGGAGGTTGTCAACAGGGTGCATGAGGCTGGACTGGATCTTGAGGTACTGAAAACTCCTCCAAGGATAATAAGGGTAGATGACTAG
- a CDS encoding penicillin-binding protein has protein sequence MTIKKSIMFRMGVIYLFFLALALWLCIEIINLKFIQADKWKTQSHEVERSENIVMPNRGDILDVNGKKLATSVPSYRLYMDLLAEGLTDAKFNSNIDSLSICLANFFKDKSAAAYKRDLQLARQKGRRYHLVNPMRLSYTEFQVVNKFPIFREGRNKGGFIPEQLDRRQQPFGSLASRTIGKMYGESTKGGMLGLERAYDDKLRGTPGTSVMKRISGRWVPEVVTPPIDGYDVVSTIDISIQDVAEHALRKQLVRHNADHGVAILMEVQTGAIKAMVNLHRLSSGVYVEDYFNYAIGAATEPGSTFKLFSLMAALEDGVVKVTDSIDTGNGAYRFYDRIMRDSQQGGYGMLSVSEVLEKSSNIGIAKIIYENYKDNPRRFVDRLYNMGINKPLGIELLGEDRPLIKYPGDNSWSGTTLPWMSMGYEVKMTPLQLLTYYNAVANKGKAVRPMFVKGLSHHGKMVERYSPVVLNSSIASRHTIEAVHQILIGVVERGTARNIRNSNYSIAGKTGTAQVAKGSQGYQSGGVEYQASFVGYFPAERPRYSCIVVVSAPSNNVYYGNIVAGSVFREIADRVYATGFDFVVESQWKPGREDHVYPYSKGGTFDDIRTIFRELDYPVYAVGSAKEWVSTTAADSGIVIRPKPMPNGVVPSVIGMGARDAVSLLENAGLQVHLQGVGRVVSQSIQAGSKIRPGSTIFIRLE, from the coding sequence ATGACCATAAAAAAAAGCATAATGTTCAGGATGGGGGTTATTTACCTGTTCTTCCTGGCTCTTGCTTTGTGGTTGTGTATTGAGATTATTAACCTTAAGTTTATCCAGGCAGACAAGTGGAAAACCCAGTCACATGAGGTTGAGCGCAGTGAGAACATAGTAATGCCCAACCGTGGTGATATCCTTGATGTTAATGGTAAGAAACTTGCCACATCGGTACCATCGTACCGCCTTTATATGGACCTTTTGGCCGAAGGTCTCACTGATGCTAAATTCAATTCCAACATAGACTCTCTGTCAATATGCCTGGCCAATTTCTTCAAAGACAAAAGTGCTGCCGCATACAAGCGTGACCTTCAACTTGCCCGTCAGAAAGGCAGGCGTTATCACCTTGTCAATCCAATGCGCCTGTCATATACCGAGTTTCAGGTGGTCAACAAATTCCCGATTTTCAGAGAAGGGCGCAATAAGGGTGGTTTTATTCCAGAACAGTTGGACCGTCGCCAGCAACCATTCGGCAGCCTTGCCTCACGAACCATCGGCAAGATGTACGGTGAGAGTACCAAGGGTGGTATGCTCGGTCTCGAGAGGGCTTATGACGACAAGCTCCGTGGTACTCCTGGCACCAGTGTTATGAAACGGATCTCAGGACGCTGGGTTCCGGAAGTTGTCACTCCTCCTATCGACGGTTACGATGTAGTAAGCACAATAGATATCAGCATACAGGATGTAGCTGAGCATGCCCTACGTAAGCAGCTTGTCAGACACAATGCCGACCACGGGGTCGCCATCCTTATGGAGGTACAGACAGGTGCAATAAAGGCCATGGTCAACCTTCACAGGCTAAGTTCCGGAGTGTATGTTGAAGACTACTTCAACTATGCAATCGGTGCCGCCACAGAGCCCGGCTCTACTTTCAAGCTCTTTTCACTTATGGCCGCACTTGAAGATGGCGTTGTCAAGGTTACCGATTCCATTGATACCGGCAATGGAGCCTACCGCTTTTACGACCGTATAATGCGCGACAGTCAGCAGGGTGGCTATGGCATGCTAAGCGTTTCGGAAGTCCTTGAGAAATCATCCAATATCGGTATTGCCAAAATAATCTACGAAAATTACAAGGACAACCCAAGGCGCTTTGTTGACCGTCTTTACAATATGGGTATAAACAAACCATTGGGAATAGAATTACTAGGAGAAGACCGTCCCCTGATCAAGTATCCGGGTGATAATTCATGGTCGGGCACCACCCTCCCATGGATGTCCATGGGTTATGAGGTCAAGATGACCCCTCTGCAACTACTAACTTATTATAATGCCGTAGCCAACAAGGGTAAGGCGGTCAGGCCAATGTTTGTCAAAGGACTGAGTCATCACGGTAAGATGGTGGAACGATACTCACCTGTGGTATTAAACAGTTCTATAGCCTCGAGACACACTATTGAGGCTGTACATCAGATTCTGATTGGTGTTGTGGAACGTGGTACTGCAAGGAATATCCGCAACAGCAACTACTCAATAGCCGGAAAGACAGGTACTGCCCAGGTAGCCAAGGGTAGCCAGGGTTACCAAAGCGGTGGTGTTGAATACCAGGCTTCGTTTGTAGGTTATTTCCCTGCAGAGAGACCTCGTTATTCATGTATTGTAGTGGTGTCAGCACCATCCAACAACGTTTATTACGGTAACATAGTTGCCGGATCAGTGTTCAGGGAGATCGCCGACCGGGTATATGCAACAGGCTTTGACTTTGTTGTGGAATCTCAATGGAAGCCGGGCAGGGAAGATCATGTATATCCATACTCCAAGGGTGGCACCTTCGATGATATAAGGACCATCTTCAGGGAACTGGATTATCCTGTCTATGCTGTCGGTTCCGCAAAGGAATGGGTTTCTACAACAGCAGCCGACAGTGGTATCGTTATCAGACCTAAGCCCATGCCCAATGGTGTAGTGCCTTCGGTTATTGGTATGGGAGCACGTGATGCCGTGTCATTGCTAGAAAATGCAGGTCTCCAGGTTCACTTGCAGGGAGTGGGACGGGTAGTGTCGCAGTCCATTCAGGCAGGATCAAAGATAAGGCCGGGAAGTACGATTTTTATAAGACTCGAATAG